A window of the bacterium genome harbors these coding sequences:
- a CDS encoding alpha/beta hydrolase, whose translation MTSYQLPVTNYQLPITSYQLPVTSYQLPVTNYQLPVTNYQLPI comes from the coding sequence ATCACCAGTTACCAATTACCAGTTACCAATTACCAGTTACCAATCACCAGTTACCAATTACCAGTTACCAGTTACCAATTACCAGTTACCAATTACCAGTTACCAGTTACCAATTACCAGTTACCAATTTAA
- a CDS encoding HEPN domain-containing protein produces the protein MTLEFQDKSSLSEIRMDKAYEFLQDAKANYNEGRYKTSINRSYYASLNAIRALLILQDITPQSHEGVITMLSLKFVKAGLIPVDIVKKFKLLLSRRTDVDYGDFESIEDIDAEDSLRISQEIIEVIDKVRKGMIRE, from the coding sequence ATGACGCTTGAATTTCAGGATAAAAGTTCCTTGAGTGAGATAAGAATGGATAAGGCATATGAATTCTTACAAGATGCAAAAGCAAATTATAACGAAGGAAGGTATAAAACATCTATAAATCGAAGCTACTATGCGTCACTTAACGCGATAAGAGCACTCCTTATCCTCCAGGATATTACCCCTCAATCACATGAAGGGGTAATTACTATGTTAAGTCTAAAGTTTGTCAAAGCGGGTTTGATTCCAGTAGATATTGTTAAGAAATTCAAACTTCTTCTCTCCAGGAGAACAGATGTGGATTATGGCGATTTTGAAAGCATTGAGGATATTGATGCAGAAGATTCTTTGAGAATTTCTCAGGAGATAATTGAAGTGATAGATAAGGTAAGAAAGGGGATGATTCGAGAATGA
- the rpoC gene encoding DNA-directed RNA polymerase subunit beta' — MNREIMQEPKQTFESLFSTIDMTNFAAISIGLASPEIIKSWSYDKVRKPETINYRTFRPERDGLFCERIFGPNKDFECFCGKYKSMRYKGVICDRCGVEVTYSEVRRQRMGHIELVTPVSHIWYFKRVPSPMAVVLDITVRDLERVLYYEGYIVLDPGNVPLKKKDVINEDEYRTFKEKYGGNFEVGMGAEAIKKLLKEINLKEEVENLRLEMEGDYSYQKRRKIVRRLEILESFLRSGNKPEWMILDIIPVIPPELRPMVQLDGGRFATSDLNDLYRRVINRNNRLERLIALKAPEIIIRNEKRMMQESVDALFDNGRRGRPVAGTGNRPLKSLSDMLKGKQGRFRQNLLGKRVDYSGRSVIVVDPTFKLFQCGLPKRMALELFKPFIMRRLVADNLAHNIKSAKRMIERENPEVWDVLEEVISQHPVLLNRAPTLHRAGIQAFIPVLIEGDAIKIHPLVCPAFNADFDGDQMAVHVPLSIESQIESQILMLSAYNLLSPANGRPLVAPTQDIVLGLCYLTKERPDDLGQDKKLTNIHEALMAYEEGIISLNARIWICINGKNLQTTIGRIIFNECLPEELQFINEKVDKKKIGQIVAEAYRKCGMSKTVDLLDKVKQLGFKYATEYGVSIGIDDIKVPPQKPELLKQSYKEIEKISQQYHQGSITDEERYNKIVDLWTYIGDEISKVMFEGMGNDKNGFNPIYMMVDSGARGSKQQVRQLAGMRGLMAKPSGEIIELPIIANFREGLTVLEYFISTHGARKGLADTALKTADAGYLTRRLVDVSQDVIITADDCGTINGMIVEAIKEGDEVIEPLGDRILGRVSLDDVVNPMTGEVIIKANEEINEENAQAIEDVEIDRLRIRTVLTCETQRGVCAKCYGRNLATGKLIDIGEPVGIVAAQSVGEPGTQLTMRTFHIGGTAYRQVEEREIRLPYEVEIVELPKRLIYLEDGSMVAARAGELVLRKVLKEYKLSPTTKFTVFDGLWVNAGDKIAQVEENEIITEMAGIVRIEPEKRILIEAKDRNIPIKTGGKLFVKTGDIVPANKLIAEFDPYHEPILTEVEGTVQFNDIIKERTLREELDENTGLFRRVIIEDREGTLQPRICILRENQPTINYFIPNGARIAVNDGDKITAGMVIAKFPQELIRTKDITGGLPRVAELFEARRPKEPALVTEIDGVIKFKGLKENKRIIVIENESTGETKEYEVSLGKHLKIHEYDVVSAGDQLTEGPTDPHDILKIKGERKLQEYLVNEIQEVYRLQGVNINDKHIEVIIRQMLRKLEITDVGDTTFLLGEQIDKFKFAQINEAIIAKGKKPAQAKPILLGITKASLSTDSFISAASFQETTKVLTESAIQGRIDHLRGLKENVVIGRLIPAGTGVPKYHKIEVAVPAPVQEEEIGSI; from the coding sequence GTGAATAGAGAAATAATGCAAGAACCAAAACAAACTTTTGAGTCTCTGTTTTCAACAATTGATATGACTAACTTTGCCGCTATTAGTATAGGACTTGCCTCACCAGAGATAATTAAAAGTTGGTCTTATGATAAGGTGAGGAAACCAGAAACAATAAATTATAGAACTTTTAGACCAGAACGAGATGGCTTATTCTGTGAGCGGATATTTGGTCCGAATAAAGATTTTGAATGCTTCTGCGGTAAGTATAAAAGTATGCGGTATAAAGGGGTTATTTGTGATAGATGTGGTGTAGAAGTAACATATTCTGAGGTTCGAAGACAACGAATGGGACATATCGAATTAGTTACCCCGGTATCTCATATCTGGTATTTTAAGCGAGTCCCATCTCCAATGGCAGTTGTATTGGATATTACTGTTAGAGACCTTGAACGAGTCCTGTATTACGAGGGATATATTGTGCTTGACCCAGGTAATGTGCCTCTTAAAAAGAAAGATGTTATTAATGAAGACGAATATAGAACCTTCAAAGAGAAATATGGCGGGAATTTTGAAGTAGGTATGGGGGCGGAGGCAATTAAAAAATTGTTGAAAGAGATTAATCTTAAAGAAGAAGTAGAAAACCTGCGATTAGAAATGGAAGGAGACTACTCTTATCAAAAACGCCGCAAAATCGTCCGACGACTTGAAATATTAGAATCTTTCTTGCGAAGTGGAAATAAACCTGAATGGATGATTTTAGATATTATCCCGGTTATCCCACCTGAATTACGACCTATGGTACAATTAGATGGTGGTCGATTCGCTACATCTGATTTAAATGACCTGTATCGTCGGGTAATAAATCGCAACAACCGATTAGAACGACTCATCGCCTTAAAAGCTCCAGAGATAATTATTCGCAATGAAAAAAGAATGATGCAGGAATCGGTTGATGCCTTATTTGATAATGGCAGAAGAGGCAGACCTGTAGCCGGCACTGGAAATAGACCACTAAAATCTTTATCAGATATGCTCAAAGGTAAACAGGGTAGATTCCGTCAAAATCTATTAGGAAAACGAGTAGATTATTCAGGTCGCTCGGTCATTGTCGTTGACCCAACATTTAAACTATTTCAATGTGGCTTACCTAAAAGAATGGCTTTAGAATTGTTTAAACCTTTTATTATGCGGAGATTAGTCGCAGATAATTTAGCCCATAATATTAAAAGTGCTAAACGCATGATAGAACGAGAAAATCCTGAAGTCTGGGATGTTTTAGAAGAAGTTATCTCACAACATCCGGTTCTTCTAAATCGTGCCCCAACTTTGCACCGTGCGGGAATCCAGGCGTTTATACCTGTCTTAATCGAAGGAGATGCAATTAAAATCCATCCTTTAGTTTGTCCAGCATTTAATGCTGATTTCGATGGAGACCAGATGGCTGTCCATGTTCCTTTATCAATTGAATCTCAAATAGAAAGCCAGATATTAATGCTCTCCGCTTATAACTTATTATCCCCGGCTAACGGAAGACCTTTAGTTGCACCTACTCAAGATATAGTCCTGGGATTGTGTTATCTAACTAAAGAAAGACCAGATGATTTAGGACAGGATAAAAAACTCACTAATATTCACGAGGCTTTAATGGCTTATGAAGAAGGAATAATAAGTTTAAATGCCAGGATTTGGATTTGTATTAATGGTAAAAACTTACAGACGACTATTGGACGCATCATATTCAATGAATGCTTACCTGAAGAACTTCAATTTATTAATGAAAAGGTGGATAAGAAAAAGATAGGTCAAATAGTCGCTGAGGCATACCGTAAATGTGGAATGAGCAAAACCGTTGATTTACTGGATAAGGTGAAACAACTTGGATTCAAATACGCCACAGAGTATGGAGTATCTATTGGCATAGATGATATTAAAGTCCCACCCCAAAAGCCAGAGTTATTAAAACAAAGTTATAAAGAGATAGAAAAGATTTCACAACAATATCATCAAGGAAGTATTACGGATGAAGAAAGATATAATAAAATAGTGGATTTATGGACATATATCGGTGATGAAATATCTAAGGTAATGTTTGAGGGGATGGGCAATGATAAGAATGGGTTTAATCCTATTTATATGATGGTTGACTCTGGGGCAAGAGGCAGTAAACAGCAAGTTAGACAATTAGCCGGAATGAGAGGACTTATGGCTAAACCATCCGGAGAAATCATAGAACTACCTATTATTGCTAATTTTAGAGAGGGACTTACTGTCTTAGAATACTTTATTTCAACTCACGGTGCTAGAAAAGGTTTGGCTGATACCGCCTTAAAAACCGCTGATGCTGGCTATTTAACGCGTCGATTAGTTGATGTTTCTCAAGATGTTATTATTACTGCTGATGATTGTGGCACGATTAATGGGATGATAGTTGAGGCAATAAAAGAAGGTGATGAAGTTATCGAACCATTAGGTGACCGTATCCTCGGCAGAGTCTCTCTGGATGATGTCGTGAACCCGATGACGGGTGAAGTTATTATCAAGGCTAATGAGGAGATAAATGAAGAAAATGCTCAGGCTATTGAAGATGTAGAGATTGACCGCCTCAGAATTCGCACCGTTCTTACCTGTGAGACACAAAGAGGGGTATGTGCTAAATGTTATGGCAGAAATTTAGCTACCGGGAAATTAATAGATATAGGCGAGCCGGTGGGAATTGTTGCCGCACAATCTGTCGGAGAACCAGGAACACAATTGACAATGAGAACCTTCCATATCGGTGGAACCGCATATCGACAGGTAGAAGAAAGAGAAATTAGATTGCCTTATGAAGTTGAAATCGTCGAACTACCGAAAAGATTGATATATTTAGAAGATGGAAGTATGGTTGCGGCCAGAGCAGGCGAACTCGTGCTACGAAAGGTGCTAAAAGAATATAAATTATCTCCAACTACAAAATTTACTGTTTTTGATGGTTTGTGGGTAAATGCCGGAGATAAAATAGCTCAAGTTGAAGAAAATGAAATAATCACAGAGATGGCGGGAATAGTTCGGATAGAACCTGAAAAAAGGATTTTGATTGAGGCTAAAGACCGTAATATACCGATTAAAACAGGTGGAAAATTATTTGTTAAAACAGGGGATATTGTTCCGGCTAACAAGTTAATTGCTGAATTTGACCCATATCATGAACCAATATTAACTGAAGTAGAAGGAACGGTGCAGTTTAATGATATTATTAAAGAAAGAACGCTCCGCGAAGAACTTGATGAAAATACAGGTTTGTTTAGAAGGGTAATTATCGAAGACCGTGAAGGAACACTCCAACCTCGAATATGTATTCTCCGTGAAAATCAACCAACTATCAACTATTTTATTCCCAATGGCGCCAGAATAGCAGTAAATGATGGAGATAAAATTACTGCAGGGATGGTTATCGCTAAATTCCCACAAGAATTAATTAGAACTAAAGATATTACGGGTGGGTTGCCACGAGTCGCAGAGTTATTTGAGGCTCGAAGACCAAAAGAACCAGCATTAGTTACGGAAATTGATGGTGTGATAAAATTTAAAGGGCTTAAAGAAAATAAACGAATTATTGTTATTGAGAATGAGTCAACCGGGGAAACAAAAGAATACGAAGTCTCACTGGGTAAACATTTGAAGATTCATGAATATGATGTCGTCTCAGCCGGAGACCAATTAACCGAAGGACCGACAGACCCCCATGACATATTGAAAATAAAAGGTGAACGGAAATTACAAGAATACTTAGTTAACGAAATTCAAGAGGTCTATCGCCTACAAGGGGTAAATATCAACGATAAACATATTGAGGTGATTATTCGCCAGATGCTGCGTAAATTAGAAATAACAGATGTAGGTGATACAACATTTTTATTAGGTGAGCAAATAGATAAATTCAAATTTGCTCAAATAAATGAAGCAATAATCGCTAAGGGGAAAAAGCCAGCACAGGCTAAACCTATTTTGCTCGGTATCACTAAAGCCTCTTTATCTACGGATAGTTTTATCTCTGCCGCATCCTTCCAGGAAACAACAAAAGTTCTCACCGAATCGGCTATTCAGGGTAGAATAGATCACTTACGGGGATTAAAGGAAAATGTAGTCATTGGACGACTTATCCCCGCAGGCACAGGAGTCCCTAAATATCACAAGATAGAAGTTGCTGTTCCTGCCCCAGTTCAAGAAGAAGAAATAGGTAGTATTTAA